AAGACGAACGCAGCCAAGAATCCTGGAGTCTGGGTGATGAGAAGGAGAAGAGACACGAGAACGAAGAGGAAGGAGCGCGGGAGAAGAGGAGCAGCTGGAAGCCTGGAAGATACCACCAAAGAAAACACAAACGCAATGAGGAATCtttaggaggagagagggaggagccaGAGGAAGAACGTAGCCAAGAGTCCTGGGATGTGGACAAAAGGCAAGGAAAcgaggacgaggaggagagagacaagCGCATATGGAAGCCCACACATCGTTACCACCACAAGAAAAAGTTCCACAAACGTAGTGATGAACcattggaggaagaagaggatggCGAACGCAGCCAGGAGTCCTGGGCTCTCGACAAGAGGGACTGGAGGGCTGGAAGGTACCACCAGAGGAGACACAAGCGTGACGAAGAGCTCGCCGAAGAAGCCAGGGAAGAGCCAGAAGAAGAACGCAGCCAAGAATCTTGGGGTCTCGACAAGAGGGACTGGAGGGCCGGCAGATTCCACCAGAGGAGACACAAACGTGACGAAGAGCTCTCCGAGGAAGCCAGGGAAGAGCCAGAAGAAGAACGCAGCCAGGAATCTTGGGGTCTTGACAAGAGGGACTGGAGGGCCGGCAGATTCCACCAGAGGAGACACAAACGTGACGAAGAGCTCTCCGAGGAAGCCAGGGAAGAGCCAGAAGAAGAAGGCAGCCAAGAGTCCTGGGACTTTGATGCTGGAAGAGAAAAGAGGGACTGGAGGGCCGACAGGTACCACCAGAGGAGACACAAGCGTGATGAAGAGCTCTCCGAGGAAGCCAGGGAAGAGCCAGAAGAAGAACGCAGCCAGGAATCTTGGGGTCTCGACAAGAGGGACTGGAGGGCTGGAAGGTACCACCAGAGGAGACACAAACGTGACGAAGAGCTCTCAGAAGAAGCCAGGGAAGAGCCCGATGAAGAACGCAGCCAGGAGTCCTGGGACTTTGATGCTGGAAGAGAAAAGAGGGACTGGAGGGCCGGCAGGTACCACCAGAGGAGACACAAGCGTGACGAAGAGCTCTCAGAGGAGGTGAGAGAAGAGCCGGAGGGGGAACGCAGCCAGGAGTCCTGGGGCCTCGACAAAAGAGATGGAAAAGAAGAGCAAGAAATAGAAAAGCGTATATGGAAACCGACACATCGATACCACCATAAAAAGAAGTTTCACAAGCGTGGCGGAGGCTCatcagaagaagaggaagaacagAGGGGCGATTCAGAGGAATACGAGGAGACGGCAAAGGACGGGGACCAAGTAATGAGGTATCCTACAACTCGTACTCTTTCATTCTGCAACTTTGTACTCTGCACCCCAACGCACAAAACACTGCAGAGCTCAGTAACACCACTTGCAATT
This genomic window from Perca flavescens isolate YP-PL-M2 chromosome 18, PFLA_1.0, whole genome shotgun sequence contains:
- the chgb gene encoding secretogranin-1; translated protein: MRLIFVAVAVAALLKENLALPVGKEGQREDVVTRCLVEVLSKALSKPDSQLDQECKDILQAGVKHAPLDKKSGEGIATHGEVAKGHPEAKAADVKDIEALLQSVEEKREIPEDERSQESWSLGDEKEKRHENEEEGAREKRSSWKPGRYHQRKHKRNEESLGGEREEPEEERSQESWDVDKRQGNEDEEERDKRIWKPTHRYHHKKKFHKRSDEPLEEEEDGERSQESWALDKRDWRAGRYHQRRHKRDEELAEEAREEPEEERSQESWGLDKRDWRAGRFHQRRHKRDEELSEEAREEPEEERSQESWGLDKRDWRAGRFHQRRHKRDEELSEEAREEPEEEGSQESWDFDAGREKRDWRADRYHQRRHKRDEELSEEAREEPEEERSQESWGLDKRDWRAGRYHQRRHKRDEELSEEAREEPDEERSQESWDFDAGREKRDWRAGRYHQRRHKRDEELSEEVREEPEGERSQESWGLDKRDGKEEQEIEKRIWKPTHRYHHKKKFHKRGGGSSEEEEEQRGDSEEYEETAKDGDQMDELAKLLSYKINQLASHSNQEEPKRSMHQRALTPQEEKELENLAVMDTELQKIAAKLHDNSA